In the Glycine soja cultivar W05 unplaced genomic scaffold, ASM419377v2 tig00029744_1_pilon, whole genome shotgun sequence genome, ACTGGCTTTTCTTGTATAAAATCCAACCTTGGAAAAGAATACCATACATTACACGCATAGGAATTTAATTAATACAGTACAAAATGAACATaacaacaaaagaaattgaCATGCTAACAAGAAAACTATGAAAATATTGGTGGCAACAGTATATAAGTATGACATACTACATATAAGACCTTCTATTTTATAGTTAAGCCTTATTCCTAAACATAGAtactaaccatttatttaagttttaaaaatttcaagtaTTCACTATTAATTTTTTGGCAATCAAAACATACATTCCACCAATCACCAAATACAAAATACAGCACGTACAGTTACCTTCTAAATGAGCACCAAGACCCTCCAAAACAGTAAGATTAGCCCTTCAAATtactacaattttaattttcttatctaCCAGTAGAACCACACttcaaaagtatatatatacaataagtATATTCTTTAAAGAAATCTTGTGGGGGAAACTTCAACTTATCCTTCATGAAGGAATATAttctttagtttttattattgaaaaccTGAATTTAGTGTGTCTTATATagtaaaggaaagaaaacaaaaatgaaaagagaaaaaaaatacataagtgaggttaattaggaattaaaaaacaataaaatggtttttaaattaacaaatcattattattaatcatAAGGAATCAGCGTAAATATAACAATTACTTGTTAGACAAGAAATAAGGAGCAAGTATTCATTGAAGGGTATTTtgaggattaaaaaaattgttagagcAGCGGGACTAGTGGGAGTGCCAAGAGGCACACCCATAAAGCACTAGTGTATTTACAAAATGGAACAGAATATTTGATTTATCACTTGTTTTATTATCGTTGAATATCACACATAACAGATTTatacttttctttaatttcccaccataaaacaagataaatgaattttaaaataagatattccaaagtccacacctaaaaataaaaaaataaaaactgaaattaaccAATTTTGGTCACAAGTCATTAAACCAGGAGTCTGATAACCAGAGCCTGTATGAACTACAAATCATCAATCAGAGTATTTGAGAATAATTATAGTTCAATAGTGTGACAAATCCAAAAATTCAAGCAGACAAGTAACTTGGTCCAAGCATCATCCACATATCTGCAATGGCATTGACATATTTAATGGCCAAAAATAGAGCATTTTCCATGGTTTACCTCAACATGTGGCTGTCCAGCAAGAAGGTTCGCTACTGCAGTACCTACTACAGCATGACTAGCTTCATGCCGTGCAACTAGAGCCTTCTCACTTCCTTTCAACTTGGCAGTCTTCTCTTCTATTCCCTGAAGCAAGTAACTTGGTACATTTATCCAGAATAGATAAACTAGACTCAAATTTACAtaactaaaattttcaatttaacatTTGTGATCGACACTCCAAAGCTAAACTTACCTTTAAGCAAGGCCTGGTCATAATTTTCAAGACATTTCCCCCAACATAAGGTGTTGGCAGTATTTTTCCATAATGTACACATACATGCATGTAGTATTTTTATATACAGACTTCATCATGAACCATGAGGACTTAGCATGTAATGATAATGATATGAGTATGACCACTAAAATCAGGTTTTGAGTCATAACCTGTAAGCTGATCAAGGATCGAGCATAGGGACAATCAATATCAATTGGAGTCACACAAAATGTAATGGAAATTTGCCTGACCGGTGAAAATTGTAACTGATCTACCTTCTAGTAACTGCTTCTATAACTGGATCATGATTTAAAATActagaaattattatttacatCATTTTAGCAAATGAGATTTATTAGAAAACTCTTATATATAAGCTTGAATCCAATTCGTTCAGCATGCTTTTATGAAAGTTGCTAGTGTATAATTGCGTTGTACTGGTGTCACATAAATTCCaatcttttcaatatatttagtaGCACTGCtctaataaaaaagatagtATACTAATTAGTCTATAATATGAgttaagaaaaatttaatatattagaaaattaaataaacttaagAGTTAAGAATACATCTATGTGTATAACCACCTGCAAAGTCGGTGGAGAATTTCAGCTTAATTGGTATTGAGGCATTGTGTCAAGTATCAGTTTTTGATACAACCTCTAAGAAACTCGAGGTTGCACTCGACCAGCAAGATCACATTGCATCTAAGGGATTCAGCTATAACAGTTAAGAGTTTAGACTATGTGTATTATAGCCAGGTATCGTTTCCAAGGAACAGTTGCAACCTGATAAATTGATAACTGAATTGAACTTATATATAAAGTCAATTATGTCTGAAATATATTAGCCATAGTGCTAATAATTGTCACAGTTACAACAACGCATCAGTATCTGTTTCTCAATGATGATATTCCAATTTAAAGAACTAGTGACATAAATACTACAGTGTAATGTACCATTCTTTCTGTCTCCGTACctgcaaaaaaaaactttgttagTTGAAAGTCTTAGAAAGTTGGTTAAGCAAAGTTTAACAGATGTAGCATGCCGATGCAAGAAATATATATCAGAAAGTATAAAACCTGTGACCAATGATCTGTTGAATGAATTTGTAGAAGTAAGAATCAATGAAATATGAAATGACAAAGGATCTGTAGAATGATCTAACTTCTATTTCACTAAAATCCTGTAATTACGATTCAAAACTTACAAAGCAATGAAAGAGGTGAATGACCGAGAATAAATCACAAAAAAGATTGCTTTGATCGAATGCCTATGCAAAATGGAAaccgacatatatataaaaaagtataaaacctGTGATTATAGTTTGAATCGTTCAAAGCTAAAGTCATACAGTAAAAATAGCACAAATATTCAGATCTAGTGTCGCAGAGATTGATGAAGCTCGCATTTGGagaaagagagggagagaaaacaTGTCAAAGaaagacagagagagagagcataGGTCGGAGAGATCAGACAAAGATAGCACAGATTAAGATTGAGATACTGATGAATGAATCCTTGAATTCACATGCAGTGGTTTCATTacttcttttcttaaattttcttataaatgaaatttatatcTAATTTTATCTAAGAATGTAATATGATGCCCAACACAGATATATCAGCTTACTAATTTGATAATGGTAGTGATAACAAAAGAGAAGCAGGCAACAGTAACAATTTGTATAAATGTTAACAAATGACATTTTATTAGAATCCACAATATTTCTTTACATGCTAATAAATTGGTTACCAGATGCTACATTTCTAGTAGTAATTCACAACCCAAGAGAAGAATATATGTTAATACATGATATAGATTAGATCTCACATAATTAAGTGAAAGTATTAAACATCTGACAAAGTGTTCGAGATCATcattatataattgaaaagaCAAAAATTAGATGATGCCAATTAAATAGGGTAATCAAGAACTTACATCTGTAGAATTTCAATAAGGTATGACCAAACTTTTGGTAAAAATTTTGAGGTTGCGCCATAACAACGTTCTGAAACTATCTGAGGGAACGACAGAAACTTGAGACTTACCATCCCCCTGGTTATACAGAATTGTTTGGTATTCATCATCAGCATTTCTAGTGAATTTCAGCATGAAGAAGTCTCCGTTGTTAGACATGCACAATGGTAAAATCATGGATTTTTCTTCATAAGGACGAATATTAAgatgtaaataactaaaatttattaattgaatCCAAGACTTGTCATCTCCAAACTTCCTCATCTGCCACAAGCCAATATGGGTGTTGCTATCTTGCCAAACGCACAGCGAGTCTCTAAAAACTCCAATATTTGTATCAAAAATGCAAAAATCGTCGGGAAGAAACAGTGATATGCAAGTCTCCTTCTCTAGGACAACAGAAATAATTACGATTTCAGAATGAATGGTTTCTTTTCCCATAATAACAACACAATTAAGGGTTCCACTCAGATACACTCCACCAACTTTAGGTAAAGTCCAAAGAATAGGAAAACCTTTAAGGTTTTTCCAACTACTGTCACCCGCGCCATAAACTTTCTTCTCAGTCTTTTCAGATACGTCAAGTGAGAGCATAGTCAACGCAATTGCTACAACCTTGTATTTGTCACTTGACGGATCATAGCCAAACCCAAACATTGTTCTACGACCAATGCCCGGGGAAAAAGACAGCATTGGCGATTCTCTGGATATCACCCTTGTCGCCTTGTTCAAGAAACAAACACAGTATCCTTCTGGTATTTCGCTAACCCCACAGTGCAACCCATTACATGAACCGACCAGATGGTAACCTGACATGTTTgcgaaattgaacaagaacGTTTCAATTTGTAGGGAATGGAATATCGAACTTACATCACACGATTCCATGTGGATTTCAGGGATGGATCCGAGGCAGACATTTTTTATCAATTGAAGGTGTTCCAAATCGTCCTTTGCAGCAGATTTGCTAAGGTGCAATTTGATGAAATAGGGTTCTGAAATCAAGGAGTTCCATTCCTTGCACACACACTTGAATTTGATCAAAGGTTTGACGGGAAGACGTGACAAGATTTCCTTGATGATTTCGTTATAGAGGAGTGACGACCATGGTTTCTTCTCTGGTCACATGTTTCTATGACTTTCAGCGAAGCGCCGAAACACGCTGAATCCAAATTCTGTACCTATCAAGACATGCACCTTCGTGAACAGTGCATATATATATGTCCCAATGTTTCTAGGGTTTAACCCTTcgataaatgaatatattttatttcagagataaatttatttaatctttgAATAATTGCTCTAATATAATTGGAAATAAATTAGGCGAAAGATGCAGGAGCTAAAAACAATTTCTTAACAAATTTAGTGCAATAAATCCTGATTTAAATACACATAACATTTTTTGTCCATTTGGgttaagaaagagaagaaagattgGATATGTTTCTCACAGTTAGTAATAATACAGTTGTGAGTATTTGTAATGTTTTAAAAGCAATGCATGTATTTGAGTTTTTGATgcaatttaatagttttattgatgtatgaattttatgtttgtatacGCAATGAAGGGTTAAGATGAAAAGTGAGTTATTCATTAGAAATTTAGAAtcatttgattatatataagaaaatgaagGGAGAAGATGAAAACCAACTTTTTAAAAGTAACTCTTGATATTACTTGATCTCTCatattattcataattattttaaaaaatttcatttaagaaaatatctaattaattaatcatataatttttttaaactaataatatttaaaaattaaacttcaactTTAATTCTAACTTTTTTGTCTAGTGTGATTAATCAGCTTGAtcctaaaattaatgtttttgtcATTTCTGTGTtacatttcttttcaacctttttagtaaaaataattgatttaatttctgTCCGCacaatttttcttcattttaattttatcgtcTGTTGATATCAGAAAACTATTTATCATAAGAGATCAATAGGTATTCTATATGGGCGTAAAAGT is a window encoding:
- the LOC114404385 gene encoding F-box/kelch-repeat protein At3g23880-like, producing MSGYHLVGSCNGLHCGVSEIPEGYCVCFLNKATRVISRESPMLSFSPGIGRRTMFGFGYDPSSDKYKVVAIALTMLSLDVSEKTEKKVYGAGDSSWKNLKGFPILWTLPKVGGVYLSGTLNCVVIMGKETIHSEIVIISVVLEKETCISLFLPDDFCIFDTNIGVFRDSLCVWQDSNTHIGLWQMRKFGDDKSWIQLINFSYLHLNIRPYEEKSMILPLCMSNNGDFFMLKFTRNADDEYQTILYNQGDDGIEEKTAKLKGSEKALVARHEASHAVVGTAVANLLAGQPHVEGIEEKTTKLKGSEKALVARHEASHAVVGTAVANLLAGQPHVEALVIRLLV